DNA from Mesorhizobium huakuii:
TTGATCCCTGACGGCTCGGCCTTCGGTGGGATGAACATGCTGGGCAGCGCTGGCGGCAGCGTGGAGATCGCCTTCATCATGCGGGCTTTCTTGTCGTCACCGGGTTTCGGTGCGGTTTCTTCACTCATGCCGCGTTCCTTGTGGCTTCGATGAAGGTTTGCAGAAGGTCGTCGAAGACCCCTTCGCTCTCGGCAACCGCCTTCGCATCGGGCACCGCGAAGCTGTAAAGGGTCTGTCCGGTCTGTAGATCGCGGTAGGCAACACGATTGTGCAGGACGTGTTCTGCAATCGGCGTGCCGTTGGCCTGGATGATGGCCCGCAGTTCGGTCAAGGCTCGGGCCCGACCATCGATGATGGTCTGCTTGGTCAGCACGAATATCGCAGGCAGCGGTCTACCCCGGCTCTCGACCGCCAGCGGAATGTAGTGGTCGGTGATCTGGATGGCGGCGGTCACGTCGTCGAGGGCAAAATAGACCGGCACGACGACAATATCGGCCGCGAAGAGCCCGGCCATGAGGTTGTCATTTGTAGTGCCTTCCGTATCGATCAAGACGACGGAGCGTTCAC
Protein-coding regions in this window:
- a CDS encoding ParA family protein; amino-acid sequence: MIISAAIPKGGTGKSTMLRTLASVALHRGYSVTLIDGDRRQNMNRWFQMLGDAGNRPDSLQLVSAMTPQEILRAAATHNGERSVVLIDTEGTTNDNLMAGLFAADIVVVPVYFALDDVTAAIQITDHYIPLAVESRGRPLPAIFVLTKQTIIDGRARALTELRAIIQANGTPIAEHVLHNRVAYRDLQTGQTLYSFAVPDAKAVAESEGVFDDLLQTFIEATRNAA